The window CCCGGTGAAGGAGGTCACTTATCCCTCAGTCGCATTCATGGCTGTGGAGGATCCGGCGGAGCCCTTGGTCGTCGTGGTTGTGTCGGGCTTCGGCTTATATGTGCGGTCGGAGCCTCCGTCGTACGGCGTTTTAGACAGGGTGGAGCTGGTGCCCAGATACCTGAAGTCGGCCGTCATGGGAGTCTTTAGCCAGGACGGGCGCTTCTTCTACGTGGCGGGCCCCGGCGGGCTGGTGGTGGTAAACGCCTCTTCGTGGTCGGTGGCGAAGTACATAAGGGCGGACTCGGCCGTGTGGGTTCTCGCCGTGCCGGGCGGCGACTGGCTCGCGTCGGCGCAATACAGAAGATGATAGAAATCCCCCTCGTTTTCGCGTCGGCCTATCTCCTGTCTCTGTCCCTCCTCTCGCGCGCCAGGCTCGGCCCCCGCTCGGCCGCAGTCGCGGGAGGGATCTCCGCGCACATGGCGCTCTTGGCGGGCCACTACGCCGCCGAGGTGCCCAAGTCGCTCGCCGAGGTCAAGCCGGTCTTCCTCGTGCCCATGTTCGCCTACGCCACCTTGGTGACCTCCGCGGCCTTTATAGCCTCGATTAAGGCGGCGGTCGATAAGAGAAGCGCGACTGCCGACGCGCTGGTCGCGGGCCTGGCCGTGTTCAACGTTCCGTTGGGCCTATCTGTAGCGAACGGCGCGGCGTCGCTGACGCCGTACGCAGACCCGGCGCTCTTGTCCATAGGGGCCGCCGCCCTAGGCCTCGTCGAGGCGTTCGCCCTAAGCGCAGTCGCCTCAGCGTCGAGACGGATCACGCCGCTGTGGCCGACGCCGCCAGCGGCCTTCTTCGCCGGGTGCTACCTATACGGCGTGCTTCCCCCCATGTTGACCGACATATACCCTAAGCTCGTGGCGGCCACCGCGTACGCCGCGGCGGCGCCGTTGATACTATACAGCATGTTCAAGAACAACATAGCCGCATCTGCGGCCCTCGGAGGCCTTACGTCCTTCAGATTTTGGGCCGCCGTATTCGCAGGCGTCATGGCCTTCGCCGCGGCGGAAATACCGTTGTTGCTCTACAACCCCCAGATGCACGCGTTGCTCGGATGAGGCGGCGGGACTTCCTCAAGTTCCTGTCTGCGCTGGCCGCGGCCGCCGCGGGCGGGTTCATAGCCGGCTGGAGCCTCCTCAAGCCCCGCGTGGAGAAGGCGGACGTGGTGGTGGTCGGCGGCGGCGTGGCCGGCTCAGTCGTGGCGTACCTCCTACGCAGAAACGGCGTGAGGGCCGTCGTGCTCGACAAGGGCGGCGTCTATATCGTTGGGCCGGCCAAAGAGGACGTAGTGCTCGGCATGGCGCAGCCCGGCCAATACGCAGTAGGGCCGTCGGGCTTAGCTGGCGGAGAGGTCTTCGCCGTGGATCCCGCGAACAGGCTCGTCTACTCGACGGCGGGAGTGTACGAGTACCGCTACCTCGTGCTGGCCCCCGGGGTGCACCTAGCCTATAACCTGGTCAAGATATCGGGGAGGCCCAACTTCATCAACATATACGATACGCCCAACGTTCTGTCCAACGCCGGCCGTCTCGCCTCGGCGAAGGGCCGCGTCGTGATCTCGCATCCCGGCCTCCCCTATAGGTGCACTTCCGCCCCCTACGAGCTTGCGTTTCTGCTCAAATGGCTTAGGCCCGAGGCGCAGATCACCGTCGTGTCCGGCGTCAAGTACGTGCCCGCCGACTTCTCGGACCAGCTATCGGCGCTGGGCGGCGCGATCTACAAGTTGCTCGACGAGCGGGGCATAGGCTTTGTCGGAGGCCGAGAGGTCGTCGAGGTCGCGGAGGGCCACGTGGTGTTGGACGACGGCGAGGCGTTGGCCTACGACTGGCTCGTGTGGACGCCGCCGCACGTAGGTCCGCCGTGGCTTATAGACGCCGGCCTGGCCGACGAGTCGCACAAGGGCTATGTCGAGGTCGATTCGAGGTTCCGAGCCTTGGGCTGGGACGACGTGTACGCTGTCGGCGACGCGACGTGGCACGTGGTGAAGACCGGCTGGGCGGCCTACTACGAGGCCGTGCACGCCGCCTATTACCTCCTAGAGGACATGGGCCTACCGCCGTCCTCTCCGCCCCCACCCTACTTCTACAGCGAGGACGAGGTGCGGCTCTCGCGGGACGTGGCCGTGAGGGGCGCCAAGATGTGGCGGCCCTTCTACGGCCCCGTCGTCTGGCGCGCCGACTACGGGGCATCCCCCGAATGGGCTGTGGTCAAGTACGACTGGATGTCCCGCATGAAATATCTCTTGTCGCTGATAAGGAAATAGCTTTCTTTACATTTTTCATATACGAGACCCGTTAATATAGTTTATTTGGCCTCACTTGGGCGGATCCATGAAGTCCATAGTGGTCGTCGGAGGCGGCGTCGGCGGCCTTTTCACAGCCAACAAACTGGCTTCCAAGCTCTCTGCCGAGTTAAGGAGGGGGGAGGTCTCGCTGACTGTGGTGGAGCCGCAGGAACAGCAGGTCTACCAGCCGGGCTTCCTCTACGTGCCGTTTAAGGAGCTCGGGCCCGACGTCATGTTCAGGAGGGTGGACAGACTGGTCTCCCCCTTGATCCGCTTGGAGAGGGAGCCGGCCGCGAGGATAGATATGGCGAACAAGAAGGTCGTCCTGCAGTCCGGCCGGGAGCTCAAGTACGACTACTTAGTGGCAGCCACGGGCTCCGTCGTCAAGACAGAGGCGTTCCCGGGCTTCGGCGAGGTCTGGCACACTCTCTGGACGTACGAGGGCGCCAAGAGGCTGAGGGAGGCCCTCAGGAAGTTCAACGGAGGCACCATAGCCGTGTCCGTCACGTCGACGCCCTATAAATGCCCGGTGGCCCCCTACGAGTTCCTCGGCCTCCTAAACGACTACCTCATGGCGACCGGTCTCAGGGCGAAGACGAAGGTCGTCTTCACGACAGTCGCGCCGCACCTGCACGCGCAACCGCAGGTCAACAAGTTCTTGGAGGAGGCGCTGAGTATGTGGGGGTTCGAGTACAGGGTCAACTTCAAGATAAACGCGGTGGAGCCGGGCAAGCTGTCGGGCCCGGAGGAGATAAAGGCCGACTTGATAATCGCCGTGCCGCCCCACGGCGGCGCCAAGGTGGTGGTTGAGTCGGGCATAGTCGACCAGGCGGGCTGGATACCCGTCGACAAGAACACCCTGCAGATACAGGCGCAGGTCGCCACCGGGGCCGAATACGCCTTGGGCGACGCCACCAACTTGCCGGTCCCCAAGGCGGGCGCTGTGGCCCACTTCCAGAGCGAGGTGGTCGCCTCCCGCATAGCGGAGGAGATCCAGCTGGGCCACTCAGACACGACCTACGACGGCCGCGTCATCTGCTTCATACTGACCGGGTTCGAGGAGGCGACCCAGGTCTCCTGGAACTACGAGAACCCGGCCAAACGCCCGCCGCCGCCCAGCCGCTTCTTCGTGCGGCTTAAGGACATGACGAACTACTCTATATGGTCGGTCATGAGGTGCGGGCTATGAGCGAGGAGAAGTTCGAGAAGCTCGTGGCCCTCCTGCAACAGGACAAGGCCTTGGACGCGTTGATATCGATCGTGGAGCGCCTAGACGTGGTGAAGGAGCTCGTAGACGTCTTGTTCGAGTTCAAGAGAAGCGGCGTCTTGGACGATCTGCTGAACGCGGCCGCCTCCCTCCGCTTCTTCACCGAGGGCCTCCTCACGAGAGACTTCGTCGAGAAGCTCGCGAAGCTCCAGGAAGTGGCTCTCGTGGCCGGGACCAACCTCGCTACTGACAGCTCCAAGGTAGACTGCCTCACCTACGCCATAGCAAACGCGGACAATATAAAGCCGATGGGCCTCTGGGGCTTGCTCTCGGCCCTCCAAGACCCCGAGGTGAGGCGCGGCCTCGGCTATCTCGTGGCCGTCTTGAAGAAGCTAGGATCCTGCAGACATCTGGCCGAAGGGACCGGCAGATGAGCGTGTTCGACAAGGTCGGCGATCTACTGCTCGCCCTCAGGTTCAAATACGGCGTTGAGGAGTTCCCCGACTCGTCGGAGCTGGCCGCCTATATCAAGGACTCTGGGGAGGCCGACGTGGTCGCCATCCTTTCCCCGGCCGGGAGGCCCAGGCCCGTGCTCGTCTCGGCCCACAAGGAGGGCGGCGACGTGGCGTTGGCGCTCGTCGATCTCGACGACATAAGGTCGGCCGCCATCGGCGGCGTGCCGCTGGAGGAGCTGGAGGACGCCACCAGCAGGCTCGGGGCCGAGCTTTTCGGCGAGCGCGGCCTCGCCCCCTTCTTCTTCCCCGTAATGGAGCGCGACGGCGCGTACTACTTCGCCATGGGCCTAAAGACGTTGGTAGACGCGGCGGTGTTGACGGGCGGGTTAATAGACGATCTGCTCGATCTGTTGGAGCAAGAGGGGGACTCGTTCTACGCAACCCTCGTGGGGAGGATTGGGGAAAAAGGGGTTACTTCTCGCTGACCTGTTTTAGGTTCTCCTCCATGCAGCTGCCCATGGCCTTCAGCACGGTCAACATCACGCCCATGGCCTTCTGCACCTCGGGGTCGCTCATGGCCTTCACGAGGCCCCAGAAGCCGACCTTAGGCGCCCCGTTCTCGGCTATCTCCCTAAGCGCCTTGCTCGTGCAGACGACTCCGCCTTGCATGGCGGCGCCCATGGCGTTCAAGTCGGCCGCGTCCATTATGGACAGCATGGATATCAACGGGGCGGCGACCTTGAACACCTGTATATCGGCCATCAAGTTGGGCAACTTCTCCAGCACGATCTTTATCGGCAACAGGAGCGAGCTGAGCTCCTCCACCTCTTTCCTAAGCGCGTCCACCTCGGCCAGAAGCCGCTCGTAGTCGGCCTTGGGTATGGTCACGGTCTCGGTCATGGCACCACCCCGAGGAGCCAGTTGAAGTACACCTTCTCGAACATCTCCTTGAATATCCTCGACACGGGCGACGGCGGGAGGAACATGCAGTCTGGGTACGGCTTCTGCTTCTTGACGAACTGGGTGAAGTCGCAGGCGGCGGCCATGCCGTATGCCCCAACGTCGAGAGCGCACGTGCCCACTATCCTGAACGGCGGCTTGCCCATGGAGATTCCGGCCAAGTCGGCCACTATGTTGCTGACGACCCACGGGGCGTAGCTGTGCAGTATCGTGCCGGCCATGCCCACCGGCACATTGGGGGCTACCACGTCGCCTACCACGTAGACGTCGTCGTACTTCTCGCTCCTGAAATCGCCGTTGGCCGGTGAGCGCGGCGCCGCCCAGCCGTTCTTGGCGAGGTCGCTGTTGAGCACGGGGTCGGGGGCCTTGTGCGGAGGCACCACTAGCGCTACGTCGAACTTTATCTTCTCCCCCGTAGCGGTCTCCAGCTCGTTCTTGCCCAAGCTCTTGATGGCTTGGCTCTGCCCGACGCCCACGTACTCGATCCCCAGCTGTTGCAGGAAGTTGGTCATCCATTTGGCCGCCACGGGGCCGAAGTTCTCGAAGGGGCGCTTCAGCGGGTGGACCACCGTTATCTTCACCTTGTCCCTAAGCCCCCTCGTGAGGTAGTAGAAATGCGTCAACATGGCGAGCTCTATGGGCGCAGGCGGGCACCTGTACGGCAACGAGTAGACGCCGATGACTACGTGGCCCTGCCTCACTTGGCTCAAGGCCTCCGCGACCTTCAGCGAAGGCTCCAGCTCCCAAGTATGGGGGAAGCCGGTGTCCACCGTCTCGGCGCCGAGCGCCACCACGAGGTCGTCGTAGGTGAAGTCGCCCGCGGTAGTGGAGACCTTTCTGTTGGCCGGATCTATCTTGGTGACCCTAGCCTTGACGAAGTTCACATTGCGGCGTTTTAGATACTCCAGAGGCACACTGATCTGTTCGGGCCTCCTGTAGCCGAAGGCCACGTAGAGATACGACGGGCGGAACTCGGTCCTGTCCTTCATATCGACGACGGTTATCTCCACGTCGCCGGGCCCCAACACCTCGCGCACCTCCTTCGATATTATCAACCCGCCGGTGCCGCCGCCTAGGATCAGCAGTTTTTTGGCCATAGCGTATAAATTCTGGGCATATTTAAATTTTTCTTTTTGAATAAACCTATATTAGAATATAAATATGTATAGCAACAAGTCGCCTAGATGCCGCGCGCGGCATGCGGCCGGTTGCACTCTCTATACATGTACACTACGTCGAACGCGCGGCCCCTCACCTTGGCGCCTCCCGGCAGATAGCCGTACCTCGCGAAGCCGAGCCGCTCGTAGAGCTTGACAGCCCTCTCGTTCACGGCCATGACCTCCAAGACGACTAAGTCGAAGAGGCGTCTGCCGCACGCGTCGGCCAGGGCGGCCTCCAGGAGGGCCCGCCCCACGCCTCTCCCCCTCCACTCCCTCGCGACGGCGATCCCGAGCACTCCCAGATGGCCGAAGCCCCTCCTCCTGTTCCTCCTGATCTCGCAAGTCCCCACCAGCCTCCCGCCAGCCTCCGCGACCTTGAAGACCGCGTCGCCGCGCTCCAGAGCCTTGAGGGTCTCCGAGAACCAGGCGAACTCGTCGGCCAGCGACGGCGGCCTCTCCTCGAGCGTCAGCCCGACCTCGCGCCCCAGCCTCTCGGGATCCTCCTCGACCTCCTTGTAGTAGCCGTAGTAGAGGTCGATCGCTTGCCAGAAGTCCTCCGGCTTGAGATCCCTCACGACGACGCCAGGATGCATCCCGATAGGCGCTTCAAAGCTTTTAAGCGTTTGCCTATATCGACGTATGAAGCTGGGACAGGGCGCCAAGTGGGGCGCCGTGACCGGGCTGATCGGCGGCGCCGTCTCTGCGCTGGAGATATACGTGCTCAGGGAGGAGATCTATAGAGCTGTATACGAGGCCGTGGCCTCCGCGGCCCAGTCGAGCGGCGCAGCGCTTACGCAACAACAGATACAGCAGATAGCTGAGCTCTCCATAACCGGCGCCTACATCGGCGCAGTTGTCGGAAGCGTCATATGGTTCGTCATAATAGGCCTCATAATGGCCGCCGTCTGGGATAGGCTGAGGCTTCCCTGGTACTCCAAGGGCGCCATATTCGGCGTTATTATCGTCGGGCTGAACTTGGCCCTCGGCCGCCCGCCCGCCGCCGCGCTTGTGGCCAGCGGCGTGGTTGTGAACTTCCTCCTCGCGCTCCTCCTCGCGTATTTCTTGAGCAGAGTCGAGAGGGCGGCCGCCGCGGCGGGCCAATAGTAAAACAAAGTTTTTATGTAGAATACGGCGAGGAGCCATGGGTTCCGTTACTGCCTCGGCCGGCGGACGCCTCGCCTACGTTAGCTCGGCGCGCGGCCGGCCTTGCGGGCTATGAAGACCATCTCGGTCAGGCTGGCGTCTAGGTCCTACGCCGACGAGGGCATGGTGCAGATGTTGATGGCTATCCCCGGCATATATAACGCCTATATCGAGGGCGACCGTGTGGTGTTGGAGATAGACGAAGCCGCCATACAGCCCGCCGAGGCTGTCAGGAGGGTGATGGACCTCGGCTACGAGCTGGTGCTGCCCCACTACGTCTTCTCGATTGGCAGAGGCGATCCGTGGAGGGTCAAGGAGCTCGTCGAGGGCGGCCTCCCGCCCCACGTGGTCGCGGCCGCCTTCGACGTGGACACCCGGCTCGCCTACGTGGCGGTGTTGCCCGGCGTGGGGCCCGAGGAGGCCGGCCGGTATCTCGCCGATAGGGGGCTACGCGCGGAGCTCGTGGACTCGTACCAGAAGCCCATAAGGCTCAGCTTCGGGTAGCGCGCGAAGCCTTTAAATTCACTATTTATTCTTTGCGTGGATGAGGTCAAGGCCAGTATACTAGAGCTCCTCCGCAGAGAGGGGCCCCAGCCCGTCTACAAGATCGCCAAGGCGCTTGGCTTGAGCTACGGCGCCGCCCAGTGGCACATATTCTACCTGGAGCGGGAGGGCCTTGTGAGGACTTTCAAGAGCGGCAACAAGCGCTACGCGGCGATAAGCCCCGCCGCGGATGTGCTGAAGGTGGTCAAGGTCGAGGACGTGTTGAAGGACGTGGAGCTCGC of the Thermoproteus uzoniensis 768-20 genome contains:
- a CDS encoding NAD(P)/FAD-dependent oxidoreductase, whose product is MAKKLLILGGGTGGLIISKEVREVLGPGDVEITVVDMKDRTEFRPSYLYVAFGYRRPEQISVPLEYLKRRNVNFVKARVTKIDPANRKVSTTAGDFTYDDLVVALGAETVDTGFPHTWELEPSLKVAEALSQVRQGHVVIGVYSLPYRCPPAPIELAMLTHFYYLTRGLRDKVKITVVHPLKRPFENFGPVAAKWMTNFLQQLGIEYVGVGQSQAIKSLGKNELETATGEKIKFDVALVVPPHKAPDPVLNSDLAKNGWAAPRSPANGDFRSEKYDDVYVVGDVVAPNVPVGMAGTILHSYAPWVVSNIVADLAGISMGKPPFRIVGTCALDVGAYGMAAACDFTQFVKKQKPYPDCMFLPPSPVSRIFKEMFEKVYFNWLLGVVP
- a CDS encoding GNAT family N-acetyltransferase; translated protein: MHPGVVVRDLKPEDFWQAIDLYYGYYKEVEEDPERLGREVGLTLEERPPSLADEFAWFSETLKALERGDAVFKVAEAGGRLVGTCEIRRNRRRGFGHLGVLGIAVAREWRGRGVGRALLEAALADACGRRLFDLVVLEVMAVNERAVKLYERLGFARYGYLPGGAKVRGRAFDVVYMYRECNRPHAARGI
- a CDS encoding FAD-dependent oxidoreductase, translated to MRRRDFLKFLSALAAAAAGGFIAGWSLLKPRVEKADVVVVGGGVAGSVVAYLLRRNGVRAVVLDKGGVYIVGPAKEDVVLGMAQPGQYAVGPSGLAGGEVFAVDPANRLVYSTAGVYEYRYLVLAPGVHLAYNLVKISGRPNFINIYDTPNVLSNAGRLASAKGRVVISHPGLPYRCTSAPYELAFLLKWLRPEAQITVVSGVKYVPADFSDQLSALGGAIYKLLDERGIGFVGGREVVEVAEGHVVLDDGEALAYDWLVWTPPHVGPPWLIDAGLADESHKGYVEVDSRFRALGWDDVYAVGDATWHVVKTGWAAYYEAVHAAYYLLEDMGLPPSSPPPPYFYSEDEVRLSRDVAVRGAKMWRPFYGPVVWRADYGASPEWAVVKYDWMSRMKYLLSLIRK
- a CDS encoding winged helix-turn-helix domain-containing protein, which produces MDEVKASILELLRREGPQPVYKIAKALGLSYGAAQWHIFYLEREGLVRTFKSGNKRYAAISPAADVLKVVKVEDVLKDVELALRAYGVRPDMTVHEAVQVLSEEAPHLAELIQQMAEERHRKAEEERKT
- a CDS encoding DUF1641 domain-containing protein encodes the protein MSEEKFEKLVALLQQDKALDALISIVERLDVVKELVDVLFEFKRSGVLDDLLNAAASLRFFTEGLLTRDFVEKLAKLQEVALVAGTNLATDSSKVDCLTYAIANADNIKPMGLWGLLSALQDPEVRRGLGYLVAVLKKLGSCRHLAEGTGR
- a CDS encoding DUF1641 domain-containing protein — protein: MTETVTIPKADYERLLAEVDALRKEVEELSSLLLPIKIVLEKLPNLMADIQVFKVAAPLISMLSIMDAADLNAMGAAMQGGVVCTSKALREIAENGAPKVGFWGLVKAMSDPEVQKAMGVMLTVLKAMGSCMEENLKQVSEK
- a CDS encoding NAD(P)/FAD-dependent oxidoreductase, with the translated sequence MKSIVVVGGGVGGLFTANKLASKLSAELRRGEVSLTVVEPQEQQVYQPGFLYVPFKELGPDVMFRRVDRLVSPLIRLEREPAARIDMANKKVVLQSGRELKYDYLVAATGSVVKTEAFPGFGEVWHTLWTYEGAKRLREALRKFNGGTIAVSVTSTPYKCPVAPYEFLGLLNDYLMATGLRAKTKVVFTTVAPHLHAQPQVNKFLEEALSMWGFEYRVNFKINAVEPGKLSGPEEIKADLIIAVPPHGGAKVVVESGIVDQAGWIPVDKNTLQIQAQVATGAEYALGDATNLPVPKAGAVAHFQSEVVASRIAEEIQLGHSDTTYDGRVICFILTGFEEATQVSWNYENPAKRPPPPSRFFVRLKDMTNYSIWSVMRCGL